A part of Solicola gregarius genomic DNA contains:
- a CDS encoding DUF4345 family protein encodes MRRITRQQRIRVVAGGYAALGAVGAAVPGRVPEVFRGSAPTAASRTEIRAVYSGISFAFAGALLAAGRGSRGRGAVDAVAAATAGMAAARVGGAALERRLDPWPTGVFIAIEAAAAAALLWPDR; translated from the coding sequence ATGCGCCGTATCACCCGCCAGCAAAGGATCCGCGTCGTCGCAGGGGGGTACGCAGCGCTCGGCGCGGTCGGAGCCGCGGTTCCTGGTCGGGTCCCTGAGGTGTTTCGTGGGTCCGCGCCGACGGCGGCGTCACGTACGGAGATCAGGGCGGTGTATTCGGGGATCTCGTTCGCATTCGCGGGTGCCCTACTCGCGGCCGGCCGTGGCTCGCGCGGACGCGGGGCGGTCGACGCCGTCGCGGCGGCGACTGCGGGCATGGCGGCAGCCCGGGTGGGCGGTGCGGCCCTGGAGCGGCGGCTCGATCCGTGGCCGACCGGAGTCTTCATCGCCATCGAGGCCGCGGCGGCCGCGGCCCTGTTGTGGCCCGACCGGTGA
- a CDS encoding S9 family peptidase: protein MTDAPSFPRMYARTLRFTLGTPRNLQVTPDGSRVLFVRTPSGTSRTGALWSYDVADGQERLIADPAQLLGDSGEELSAEERARRERSRETAGGIVGYTTDATASVAAFALSGAIWVAEVAGEGARRLPSNGPVIDPHIDPTGRTVAYANDGALRVIDVDGASDRALVEPDGDEVVWGQAEFVAAEEMERYRGFWWAPDGESLLVERYDNTPVPVWYVADPANPESEPVRHRYPAAGSTNADVSLWHITLDGTRRRLDWDDDAYPYLTRVGWSAFGGPLLQVMSRDQRAVQIRRFDVESGSTSLVRELHDDTWLDLFVGVPAYAPDGRLVTVEPSEDTNRVALDGEPISPVGLQVRRVLAIDDRGVLVTANDDPTELHLVRIGLDGSVNRLTAGGGVHNGSAAGATMVVVRSALDVGASSITVYREGAEIGQISNLAEDPGFRPNVSSVTVGDRDLHAAVLFPRDHVRGARRLPVLMDPYGGPHALRNVKSSRGFLLPQWLADQGFCVIVSDGRGTPGRGPAWDRSVRDNFVATLDDQVDALQGVAHAYPDDVDTGHVAITGWSFGGYLAGMAVLRRPDIFHTAVAGAPVTDQRLYDTFYTERYLGHPDEQPEVYDRNSLGELAGALERPLMIIHGMVDDNVVVAHSLRLSSALLAAGRPHEVLPLTGVTHMTPQETVAENLQLLQVEFIKRGLGIG from the coding sequence ATGACTGACGCTCCGTCCTTTCCGCGCATGTACGCCCGCACGCTGCGCTTCACGCTCGGCACGCCCCGCAACCTCCAGGTCACGCCCGACGGGTCGCGGGTGCTGTTCGTACGCACACCATCGGGCACGTCACGTACCGGTGCCCTCTGGTCGTACGACGTCGCCGACGGGCAGGAGCGGCTGATCGCGGATCCCGCGCAGCTGCTCGGCGACTCCGGTGAGGAACTGTCGGCAGAGGAGCGGGCTCGGCGCGAGCGCAGTCGAGAGACCGCGGGTGGCATCGTCGGCTACACGACCGACGCAACCGCGAGTGTCGCCGCGTTCGCGCTGTCCGGCGCGATCTGGGTGGCCGAGGTAGCGGGTGAAGGAGCCCGCCGGCTGCCGTCGAACGGCCCGGTCATCGACCCGCACATCGACCCGACGGGGCGCACCGTCGCGTACGCGAACGACGGCGCGCTGCGGGTGATCGACGTCGACGGCGCATCGGACCGCGCACTCGTCGAGCCGGACGGCGACGAGGTCGTGTGGGGGCAGGCGGAGTTCGTCGCCGCCGAGGAGATGGAGCGCTACCGCGGGTTCTGGTGGGCGCCGGACGGCGAGTCGCTGCTCGTCGAGCGGTACGACAACACGCCGGTACCGGTCTGGTACGTCGCCGACCCCGCCAACCCGGAGTCGGAGCCCGTTCGCCACCGCTACCCTGCCGCGGGCTCCACGAACGCCGACGTCAGCCTGTGGCACATCACCCTCGACGGCACCCGCCGTCGCCTCGACTGGGACGACGACGCGTACCCGTATCTCACCCGGGTCGGCTGGTCGGCGTTCGGCGGACCCCTGCTCCAGGTGATGTCACGCGATCAGCGCGCCGTACAGATCCGACGTTTCGACGTCGAGTCCGGATCCACCTCCCTCGTACGCGAGCTGCACGACGACACCTGGCTCGACCTGTTCGTCGGCGTGCCGGCGTACGCGCCGGACGGCCGACTCGTCACGGTCGAGCCGAGCGAGGACACCAACCGCGTAGCGCTCGACGGCGAGCCGATCAGCCCCGTCGGCCTGCAGGTACGCCGTGTGCTCGCGATCGACGACCGCGGCGTGCTCGTGACGGCCAACGACGACCCCACCGAGCTCCACCTCGTCCGCATCGGGCTCGACGGCTCGGTCAACCGCCTCACCGCCGGCGGCGGCGTGCACAACGGATCGGCGGCCGGCGCGACGATGGTCGTCGTACGCTCGGCGCTTGACGTCGGTGCGAGCTCGATCACCGTGTACCGCGAAGGTGCCGAGATCGGTCAGATCTCAAACCTGGCTGAAGATCCCGGCTTCCGACCCAACGTGTCGTCGGTGACCGTCGGCGACCGCGATCTGCACGCCGCAGTGCTCTTCCCGCGCGACCACGTACGCGGAGCGAGGCGACTACCCGTGCTGATGGATCCGTACGGTGGACCACACGCACTCCGCAACGTGAAGTCGTCGCGCGGGTTCCTGCTGCCGCAGTGGCTCGCCGACCAAGGCTTCTGTGTGATCGTGTCGGACGGTCGCGGTACGCCGGGGCGCGGGCCGGCGTGGGACCGCAGCGTCCGCGACAACTTCGTGGCCACCCTCGACGACCAGGTCGACGCCCTCCAGGGGGTCGCACACGCGTACCCCGACGACGTCGACACCGGACACGTCGCGATCACGGGCTGGTCGTTCGGCGGATACCTCGCAGGGATGGCAGTGCTGCGGCGCCCAGACATCTTCCACACCGCAGTCGCCGGAGCGCCCGTCACCGACCAGCGCCTGTACGACACGTTCTACACCGAACGGTATCTCGGACACCCCGATGAACAGCCCGAGGTGTACGACCGCAACTCCCTGGGCGAGCTCGCGGGCGCCCTCGAACGACCCCTGATGATCATCCACGGCATGGTCGACGACAACGTCGTCGTCGCACACTCGCTGCGGCTGTCCTCCGCGCTGCTCGCCGCAGGACGTCCGCACGAGGTGCTGCCGCTGACGGGAGTCACGCACATGACCCCGCAGGAGACGGTCGCCGAGAACCTGCAGCTGCTGCAGGTCGAGTTCATCAAGCGTGGCTTGGGGATCGGGTAG
- a CDS encoding helix-turn-helix transcriptional regulator — protein MASRDWLNIRQGSIYGALKTLARDGWIEPTETDQESDPR, from the coding sequence GTGGCGAGCCGAGACTGGCTGAACATCCGGCAGGGCTCCATCTACGGCGCGCTCAAGACCCTCGCCCGTGACGGCTGGATCGAACCGACCGAGACGGACCAAGAATCGGATCCGCGGTGA
- a CDS encoding 4a-hydroxytetrahydrobiopterin dehydratase — protein MSDILSSEQLHNAMAEHPHWEVREGKLVRSVQASSFPKAIQLVDAVAERAEAVQHHPDIDIRWTTVTFALTTHSEGGITAKDVEMAAQIDELIG, from the coding sequence ATGAGCGACATCCTGAGCAGCGAGCAGCTCCACAACGCGATGGCCGAGCACCCGCACTGGGAGGTACGCGAGGGCAAGCTGGTGCGCTCGGTACAGGCGTCCTCGTTCCCGAAGGCGATCCAGCTGGTCGACGCGGTCGCCGAACGCGCCGAAGCGGTTCAGCACCACCCCGATATCGACATCCGGTGGACGACCGTGACGTTCGCGCTCACTACCCACTCCGAGGGCGGCATCACCGCCAAGGACGTCGAGATGGCCGCTCAGATCGACGAGCTCATCGGCTGA
- a CDS encoding Na+/H+ antiporter codes for MHIAVTMVVLVTCVVAVSALARRVGFSAPLVLVVAGFVGSYLPFIPDVALTPDLVLIGLLPPLLYAAAIRTSLIDFRRNKRPIGLLSVGLVVFTTLGVGLTVWWLLPVPLAAALALGAVVAPPDAVAATSIARKAGMPRRIVTILEGESLVNDATALVTLRTAVAAMGAGGVTVWSVGLDFLVSAVGAAAIGVVVAVVIGWVRKRVTDTLTDVSISILTPWIAYIPAEEIHSSGVLAVVVAGLLLGHRSPVIQSASSRVFERTIWATIGFLLENTVFLLIGLQVRTVIADLGDSDLAMSTIVWSCVAALVAAIVLRFCWVFPATYLPRLIPAVRRTDPSPPWQFTTIVAWAGMRGVVTLAAVFLLPEDTPHREVFVAIAFFVTAGTLLIQGLTLPSLVRRLDLPAPDPQEDHLQEATVYQRAARAGLQRLDEELTGDEPQEVVDRLRQRSLDRANAVWERLGGSSDPPSVQYAKLREIMLESERGEVLRIRRNGHMDQTVLRHVLDALDVEETILDRSAEDTTAEREVELVPSGNRGKCEDLRTYVDAPRPRTPEGCEQCLKEGMSWVHLRECMVCGYIGCCDSSPGTHATKHWEESEHPVMRSFEPGEAWRWCFPHHVTG; via the coding sequence GTGCATATCGCCGTCACCATGGTCGTGCTGGTCACCTGCGTCGTCGCGGTCAGCGCGTTGGCGCGGCGTGTCGGCTTCTCGGCCCCACTCGTGCTCGTCGTCGCGGGGTTCGTGGGTTCGTACCTGCCGTTCATCCCCGACGTCGCGCTCACGCCCGACCTCGTCCTGATCGGGTTGCTGCCCCCGCTGCTGTACGCGGCGGCGATCCGTACGTCGCTGATCGACTTCCGACGCAACAAGCGACCGATCGGTCTGCTGTCGGTCGGGCTGGTCGTGTTCACGACGCTCGGCGTCGGGTTGACCGTCTGGTGGCTGCTGCCGGTTCCGCTCGCCGCGGCGCTGGCGCTCGGCGCGGTGGTCGCGCCGCCGGATGCGGTCGCCGCGACCTCGATCGCCCGCAAGGCCGGCATGCCGCGTCGCATCGTCACCATTCTCGAGGGCGAGAGCCTGGTCAACGACGCGACCGCACTCGTCACCCTGCGTACGGCGGTCGCGGCGATGGGGGCAGGGGGCGTGACGGTCTGGTCGGTCGGCCTGGACTTCCTGGTGTCCGCCGTTGGCGCGGCCGCGATCGGTGTGGTCGTCGCGGTCGTCATCGGCTGGGTACGCAAGCGGGTCACCGACACGCTCACGGATGTCTCGATCTCGATCCTCACGCCATGGATCGCGTACATCCCGGCGGAGGAGATCCACTCCTCGGGTGTGCTCGCGGTCGTGGTCGCGGGCCTGCTGCTCGGCCACCGGTCGCCGGTGATCCAGTCCGCGTCGTCGAGGGTGTTCGAGCGCACCATCTGGGCGACGATCGGGTTCCTGCTGGAGAACACCGTCTTCTTGTTGATCGGCCTCCAGGTGCGTACGGTCATCGCCGACCTGGGCGACAGCGATCTCGCGATGTCGACGATCGTCTGGAGCTGTGTCGCCGCCCTCGTGGCCGCGATCGTGCTGCGCTTCTGCTGGGTGTTCCCCGCGACGTACCTTCCCCGGCTGATTCCGGCTGTGCGTCGCACGGACCCGAGCCCGCCGTGGCAGTTCACGACGATCGTCGCGTGGGCCGGCATGCGCGGCGTCGTGACGCTCGCGGCGGTCTTCCTGCTACCCGAGGACACCCCGCATCGGGAGGTGTTCGTCGCGATCGCGTTCTTCGTCACCGCCGGTACGTTGTTGATCCAGGGGCTGACGCTGCCGTCGTTGGTGCGGCGCCTCGACCTCCCCGCGCCGGATCCGCAGGAGGACCACCTGCAGGAGGCGACCGTCTACCAGCGCGCAGCCCGGGCGGGTCTGCAGCGGCTCGACGAAGAGCTCACCGGCGACGAGCCGCAGGAGGTCGTCGACCGGCTTCGTCAGCGGTCTCTCGATCGCGCCAACGCGGTGTGGGAGCGTCTCGGGGGATCGAGCGATCCGCCGTCCGTGCAGTACGCGAAGTTGCGAGAGATAATGCTCGAGTCGGAGCGAGGGGAGGTCCTGCGCATCCGGCGCAACGGTCACATGGACCAGACGGTGTTGCGCCACGTACTCGATGCGCTCGATGTCGAGGAGACGATCCTCGACCGCTCCGCGGAAGACACGACGGCCGAACGCGAGGTGGAACTGGTGCCATCAGGCAACCGAGGAAAATGCGAGGACCTGCGTACGTACGTCGACGCTCCGCGCCCGCGCACGCCGGAGGGTTGCGAGCAGTGCCTCAAGGAAGGCATGAGCTGGGTGCATCTGCGCGAGTGCATGGTGTGTGGCTACATCGGCTGCTGCGACTCCTCGCCGGGCACGCACGCGACGAAGCACTGGGAGGAGTCCGAGCACCCGGTGATGCGCAGCTTCGAGCCGGGCGAGGCGTGGCGCTGGTGCTTCCCTCACCACGTCACCGGGTGA
- a CDS encoding VOC family protein yields MPRIRNCLWFDDNGEAAARFYTDVFPNSTITEITHYGSAGPMPAGSVMTVLFELDGTPFMVLNGGEAGFRFDESISFVVDCADQDEVDHYWDALGADGQPGPCGWVKDRYGVSWQIVPTRLDELVGDPDPERGQRAMAAMLTMGKIDIAELERAADAG; encoded by the coding sequence ATGCCGAGGATCAGAAACTGTCTGTGGTTCGACGACAACGGCGAAGCGGCGGCACGCTTCTACACCGATGTCTTCCCGAACTCCACGATCACCGAGATCACCCACTACGGGTCGGCCGGACCGATGCCTGCGGGCTCGGTGATGACCGTCTTGTTCGAGCTCGACGGCACACCCTTCATGGTGCTCAACGGCGGCGAGGCGGGCTTCAGGTTCGACGAGTCGATCTCGTTCGTGGTCGACTGCGCCGACCAGGACGAGGTCGACCACTACTGGGACGCGCTCGGCGCGGACGGTCAGCCCGGCCCGTGCGGTTGGGTCAAGGACAGGTACGGCGTTTCGTGGCAGATCGTCCCGACGCGCCTCGACGAGCTGGTCGGCGACCCCGACCCCGAGCGGGGCCAGCGGGCGATGGCCGCGATGCTCACGATGGGCAAGATCGACATCGCCGAGCTGGAGCGCGCGGCCGACGCGGGCTGA
- a CDS encoding sulfite exporter TauE/SafE family protein, translating into MSPIEMLLVLVAGVGAGTINTVVGSGTLITFPTLVAVGVPPVSATMSNALGLIPGGVSGSLGYRRELVGQGRRLARLVPMSMAGALVGAFLLLHLPEEAFEAIVPTLIVVALVLVLIQPLVQRSLRRRRGDAPPADDGAAPGIGRRIAISAVVFGCAVYGGYFAAAQGILLMGLLGLLVSDPMQRLNGFKNVLVLTVNSVAATTYLIVGWSSIHWDAVALIAVGSMTGGYVGARIGRRLHPVALRACIVALGVIAIWRMAVT; encoded by the coding sequence ATGAGCCCGATCGAGATGCTCCTCGTGCTCGTCGCCGGTGTCGGCGCGGGGACGATCAACACGGTCGTCGGGTCGGGCACACTGATCACCTTCCCCACCCTCGTCGCGGTCGGCGTGCCCCCGGTCTCGGCGACGATGAGCAACGCTCTCGGGCTGATCCCCGGAGGCGTCTCCGGCTCGCTCGGCTACCGGCGCGAGCTGGTCGGGCAGGGTCGTCGGCTGGCGCGGCTCGTACCGATGTCCATGGCCGGTGCGCTCGTCGGCGCGTTCCTGCTGCTGCACCTGCCGGAGGAGGCGTTCGAGGCGATCGTGCCGACGCTGATCGTCGTTGCGCTCGTGCTCGTCCTCATCCAGCCGCTCGTGCAGCGCAGCCTGCGTCGCCGCCGCGGCGATGCACCACCGGCCGACGACGGTGCGGCACCAGGCATCGGGCGCCGCATCGCCATCTCGGCGGTGGTCTTCGGGTGTGCGGTATACGGCGGCTACTTCGCCGCCGCGCAGGGCATCCTGCTGATGGGTCTCCTCGGGCTACTGGTCTCCGATCCGATGCAGCGCCTGAACGGGTTCAAGAACGTCCTGGTCCTCACGGTGAACTCGGTTGCGGCGACGACGTACCTGATCGTCGGATGGTCCAGCATCCACTGGGACGCCGTCGCGCTCATCGCCGTGGGATCGATGACCGGCGGGTACGTCGGCGCGCGCATCGGTCGACGGCTGCATCCCGTCGCGTTGCGGGCCTGCATCGTCGCCCTCGGCGTGATCGCGATCTGGCGGATGGCCGTGACCTGA
- a CDS encoding gamma-glutamyltransferase family protein, which produces MTDFTTRPELAGTFGMAASTHWLSSQTAMSVLERGGNAFDAVVAGGFVLQVVEPHQNGPGGDLPLLFSRVGDERPTVLCAQGPAPEAATPQAYRDLGLDLVPGSGQLAAVVPGATPGWLTLLRDHGTWELSDVLAYAIGYASNGYPLTAKVAAGIARVEQLFADEWTTSATVYLRGGRAPHAGALFTNPALAGTYERLVRAAVGSTRESRIASALTAWSDGFVAEAVDAWARTAWLDSTGTKHSGLITGADLARWRPAYEAPVGIEFGSHTVYKTGPWGQGPVLLQQLALLDGLDIRPGTPDFVHAVVEAAKLAFADREAWYGDVADVPLDALLSPAYNDGRRGLIGDEASLDLRPGAPGGRIPVLPEIIDRDTSVRPPVDATTGEPIAADGGSGRGDTVHLDVVDRWGTMISATPSGGWLHASPVIPDLGFGLGTRLQMAWLEEGLPNSLAPGKRPRTTLSPTMVSRDCEAVLAYGSPGGDQQDQWQLVFLLNHLLGGMNLQEAIDAPMFHTTHFPGSFYPRDAYPGQVVAEERLGAEVVAELESRGHRMSVAGAWELGRLSAVARDPRTGQVRAAANPRGMQGYAVGR; this is translated from the coding sequence ATGACCGACTTCACCACCCGGCCCGAGCTCGCGGGTACGTTCGGGATGGCCGCGTCGACCCACTGGCTCTCCAGCCAGACCGCCATGTCCGTGCTCGAGCGCGGTGGCAATGCCTTCGACGCGGTCGTCGCCGGCGGGTTCGTGCTGCAGGTCGTCGAGCCGCACCAGAACGGCCCCGGCGGCGATCTCCCGCTGCTGTTCAGTCGCGTGGGCGACGAGCGGCCGACCGTGCTCTGCGCTCAGGGCCCGGCGCCCGAGGCCGCTACGCCGCAGGCGTACCGCGACCTCGGTCTCGACCTCGTGCCCGGGTCGGGCCAGCTTGCCGCGGTCGTGCCCGGCGCGACTCCGGGCTGGCTGACGTTGCTCCGTGATCACGGCACCTGGGAGCTGTCCGATGTGCTCGCCTACGCGATCGGATACGCGAGCAACGGCTACCCGCTCACCGCCAAGGTCGCCGCGGGAATCGCCCGGGTCGAGCAGCTCTTCGCCGACGAGTGGACGACGTCGGCCACGGTGTATCTCCGGGGTGGCAGGGCTCCGCATGCGGGCGCGTTGTTCACCAACCCCGCGCTCGCCGGCACCTATGAGCGGCTCGTACGCGCGGCGGTCGGCTCCACTCGCGAGAGCCGGATCGCCAGCGCGCTGACCGCGTGGTCGGACGGCTTCGTCGCCGAGGCGGTCGATGCGTGGGCGCGGACGGCCTGGCTCGACTCGACGGGTACGAAGCACTCGGGACTCATCACCGGTGCCGACCTCGCACGATGGCGGCCGGCGTACGAGGCGCCGGTCGGTATCGAGTTCGGCTCTCACACCGTCTACAAGACCGGCCCGTGGGGCCAGGGTCCGGTGCTGCTCCAGCAGCTCGCTCTGCTCGACGGTCTCGACATCCGCCCCGGCACTCCGGACTTCGTCCACGCGGTCGTCGAGGCGGCCAAGCTCGCCTTCGCCGATCGTGAGGCGTGGTACGGCGACGTGGCCGACGTGCCGCTCGACGCGCTGTTGTCGCCGGCGTACAACGACGGCCGCAGGGGCCTCATCGGTGACGAAGCGTCCCTCGACCTGCGTCCCGGAGCTCCGGGCGGTCGGATTCCGGTGCTTCCCGAGATCATCGATCGCGACACCTCCGTACGCCCACCGGTCGATGCGACGACGGGCGAGCCGATCGCCGCCGACGGCGGTTCGGGCCGGGGCGACACGGTGCACCTCGACGTCGTCGACCGCTGGGGAACGATGATCTCGGCGACGCCGAGTGGCGGCTGGTTGCATGCGAGCCCGGTGATCCCCGACCTCGGCTTCGGGCTCGGCACCCGGTTGCAGATGGCGTGGCTCGAGGAAGGGCTGCCCAACTCCCTTGCCCCGGGCAAGCGGCCGCGTACGACCCTCTCGCCGACGATGGTCTCGCGCGACTGCGAGGCCGTGCTCGCGTACGGCTCTCCCGGAGGCGACCAGCAGGACCAGTGGCAGCTCGTGTTCCTGCTCAACCACCTGCTCGGCGGCATGAACCTGCAGGAGGCGATCGACGCCCCGATGTTCCACACGACGCATTTCCCGGGGTCGTTCTACCCGCGCGACGCATACCCGGGGCAGGTCGTCGCGGAGGAGCGGTTGGGCGCCGAGGTCGTTGCGGAGCTCGAGTCGCGCGGTCACCGGATGAGCGTTGCCGGCGCCTGGGAGCTCGGCCGACTGTCGGCCGTCGCACGCGATCCGCGCACCGGGCAGGTACGCGCGGCGGCGAACCCACGGGGGATGCAGGGCTATGCCGTCGGCAGATGA
- a CDS encoding GNAT family N-acetyltransferase, translating to MSEYRGRVRVRPAVSAEAAILSALALRSKAHWGYSAEFLAACADELTFSPPQLASGTASVAEVAGSVAGFSLLKGGPPEGELAALFVDPPYIGEGVGRRLLEDALAAARRLGFRRVRLDSDPGAEPFYARFGARRVGESPSGSIPGRVLPRMEFTLEARSPT from the coding sequence GTGAGCGAGTACCGGGGTCGAGTACGCGTGCGGCCCGCAGTTTCCGCCGAGGCCGCGATCCTGTCGGCCCTCGCCCTCCGTTCGAAGGCCCATTGGGGCTACTCCGCGGAGTTCCTGGCCGCCTGCGCGGATGAGCTGACCTTCAGCCCGCCGCAACTCGCCTCGGGCACCGCGTCCGTTGCCGAGGTCGCGGGTTCCGTTGCGGGGTTCTCGCTGCTCAAGGGTGGCCCACCGGAAGGCGAGCTCGCGGCCCTGTTCGTCGACCCGCCGTACATCGGAGAGGGTGTCGGCCGGAGACTGCTCGAGGACGCGCTGGCGGCGGCGCGGCGACTCGGGTTCCGGCGCGTACGACTCGACTCCGACCCGGGCGCTGAGCCGTTCTACGCACGGTTCGGTGCGAGGCGGGTGGGTGAGTCGCCGAGCGGATCCATTCCGGGCCGGGTGCTGCCACGGATGGAGTTCACGTTGGAGGCTCGATCGCCGACATAG